The Paenibacillus sp. FSL R7-0204 genome includes a region encoding these proteins:
- a CDS encoding carbohydrate binding domain-containing protein, with the protein MYRKGISKLLIAGLLLSGIQLPGTTGIAQADNGKDADRLSASTGWADAARAAGFADMKQHWASSAVNRLSAAGILQGDEAGQFRPGQAVSRAEMAAIISRVFRYADSRSTVFSDVSASSWYGKDVSRVNAAGVIQGYADGRFQPGAAVTRQEAVTMLSRAFTLEAGSPGALAAQSDAAAVSSYAREAVSAMLDAGYLRGDADGKLNPQAQMTRAELAELLSRMVGWISSGEGSQKLGAVSGNVIVNRANVQLEGGTVSGNLYVTSGAGEGEVAFSGIKVQGTAHISGGGDHSVVFRQSTLGQIKLNKLSTLVRMVLEDGSTAARIELFKPAKVEIGAGSRAETVLIGAGAAGSEIVSRGQIGRLENQADRVLLNGQALKTGETLRDLSGTGATAQASARATTAPAQAGGGSAGSGTPTPTSTLSPATPVPTATPAVTPTPTPAPPTQNNPWELVWNDEFDGKTIDEGKWNVQDTGTVYNNELEYYHPDNASLKTESGQSVLELEARKQAYGGKNYTSAKLTSKMKGDWTYGKFTVRAKLPVQQGMWPAIWMMPTDDETQYGPWPGSGEMDIMELTGPVAGKAGADLYPRTVHGSIHYDIPQTSQTKTYVLPEGQTFADDYHDFTLEWLPGLIRYYVDDKMYFETSDWGTMAKGQPDYYTYPAPFDRPFYMILNLAVGGDWPGDPKADFKSDKMYVDYVRVYKYNNLDQWPDVTGKRPVDPGLSTPQRPALADGNQIYNGDFKGAVEAQGQPEYWELIANEGGSGAVSVIEDQDKGKAVKVAVHEAGTKNYSIQLAQKPLLLERDKAYKVTFDAKADAARPLMSKLTEFGGGWTAYSGERNFQLTTDWQPYEYSFTMAKASDNNARFEFNLGLNNISAYFANVRVVEIEAPPVVRTPLADGNLIYNGGFDLGEARLGYWSFAVKQGSEAAAKASVTNTLALPMMKREFRSDVKKAGGSPEDVTLTQAGIPVSAAAVYQLAFDARSAEAQPLGIKLASSGGQTVYPDGTTFTLTPEWKSYTAEIELSGGSGTEAALSFLLGAAAGQTEIDNVRLVRMTDPPVLTNYLHLRGDQFWRASGTGLIPSGEGGKDITDMDKGDYVEYKVVLPQAGSIVPVTRVSSVRADSELMLSVLDAGKQNVVTESVYSTAVGDTGGLQSYRAIVGTPLALPAGSYYIRLGGSGYNLAWLDLSRELVVNGSFKDASTDNWTLFKKDWDDNDPGKSTVMKAVYGELQVSLGGTGTEAWHAQVKQPGIPVEQGKKYLLRFDADASVARDIRALVQRDGSTDDIWTPYLEQELRLTEAGEHYEYLFTAPATDSAAVLQFSLGKITEELGAHAVNLSNISLIQVSPVLDGEAYGENLIPNGDFSAPLKGWSSYSSDNGELAIDNVDGALQIKVGSTGTNTWDRQVFYEGVAYNEGNHYTLTFKAKASAERKMNISIGWLDVADNYKWHGYTSKIVDLGSEYQEYTVEFDVAGGSTSIGRISFELGDIKDGGTGHLTVDVDDIVLTNNGTATAP; encoded by the coding sequence GCAGGGTTCGCCGATATGAAGCAGCACTGGGCTTCATCCGCAGTGAACAGGCTGTCAGCCGCAGGAATTCTGCAGGGGGACGAAGCAGGACAATTCCGACCGGGACAAGCGGTTTCGCGGGCAGAGATGGCCGCCATTATCAGCCGCGTGTTCCGTTACGCGGATTCACGCAGCACTGTATTCAGTGATGTAAGCGCTTCTTCCTGGTATGGCAAGGATGTAAGCCGCGTGAATGCCGCAGGCGTTATTCAAGGCTACGCGGACGGCCGGTTCCAGCCGGGAGCGGCCGTCACCCGCCAGGAAGCTGTAACCATGCTGAGCCGGGCGTTCACGCTGGAGGCGGGCTCCCCGGGTGCGCTGGCTGCACAGTCAGATGCGGCAGCGGTCAGCAGCTATGCCCGGGAAGCCGTGAGTGCGATGCTGGATGCCGGTTACCTGCGCGGCGATGCGGACGGCAAGCTGAATCCGCAGGCGCAGATGACACGGGCGGAGCTGGCCGAGCTGCTGAGCCGGATGGTCGGGTGGATCAGCTCCGGCGAGGGAAGCCAAAAGCTTGGAGCGGTGTCCGGCAATGTGATTGTCAACCGGGCGAATGTGCAGCTTGAAGGCGGAACCGTCAGCGGCAATCTCTACGTCACATCCGGAGCGGGAGAAGGGGAGGTTGCCTTCTCAGGCATCAAGGTGCAGGGAACGGCACATATCTCAGGAGGCGGTGACCATTCGGTGGTGTTCCGCCAATCTACCCTGGGGCAGATCAAGCTGAATAAGCTTAGCACTCTGGTAAGGATGGTACTGGAGGATGGCAGTACCGCAGCGCGCATCGAATTGTTTAAGCCGGCGAAGGTGGAGATCGGAGCGGGCTCACGCGCAGAGACTGTACTCATCGGCGCAGGCGCTGCCGGATCAGAGATCGTGAGCCGGGGGCAGATCGGCCGGCTTGAGAACCAGGCGGACCGTGTACTGCTGAACGGCCAGGCACTCAAGACCGGCGAGACGCTTCGGGACTTGTCCGGCACGGGAGCTACAGCGCAGGCAAGTGCCAGGGCTACCACTGCCCCGGCCCAAGCGGGCGGCGGAAGCGCAGGCAGTGGCACACCAACGCCAACCTCCACACTTTCACCTGCGACGCCGGTGCCGACAGCAACGCCTGCTGTCACCCCAACCCCAACGCCGGCTCCACCAACCCAGAACAATCCATGGGAGCTCGTCTGGAATGACGAATTCGACGGCAAGACCATTGATGAGGGCAAATGGAATGTACAGGATACCGGCACGGTGTACAATAACGAGCTGGAATATTATCACCCGGACAATGCTTCGCTTAAGACAGAGAGCGGGCAGAGCGTACTGGAGCTGGAAGCCCGGAAGCAGGCTTACGGCGGCAAAAATTATACTTCAGCTAAGCTGACCTCCAAGATGAAGGGCGACTGGACCTACGGCAAATTCACCGTGCGGGCCAAGCTGCCGGTTCAGCAGGGGATGTGGCCAGCCATCTGGATGATGCCAACCGATGATGAGACACAGTATGGACCTTGGCCGGGAAGCGGCGAGATGGACATTATGGAATTGACGGGACCCGTTGCCGGCAAGGCAGGAGCAGATTTGTATCCAAGAACGGTCCATGGCTCGATTCACTATGACATTCCGCAAACTAGCCAGACCAAAACCTATGTATTGCCGGAAGGTCAGACCTTCGCTGATGATTATCACGACTTCACGCTGGAATGGCTTCCGGGCCTGATCCGTTATTATGTGGACGATAAAATGTATTTTGAGACGAGTGACTGGGGAACGATGGCGAAAGGCCAGCCGGATTACTATACGTACCCTGCCCCGTTTGACCGGCCGTTCTATATGATTCTGAATCTGGCTGTGGGCGGGGACTGGCCGGGCGATCCGAAGGCCGACTTCAAGTCGGATAAAATGTATGTAGACTACGTACGGGTCTACAAATACAACAACCTGGATCAATGGCCGGATGTAACAGGGAAGCGGCCGGTAGATCCGGGACTGTCGACCCCGCAGCGTCCTGCCCTGGCAGACGGGAATCAGATCTACAACGGGGACTTCAAGGGTGCTGTAGAAGCCCAGGGTCAGCCGGAATATTGGGAATTGATTGCGAATGAGGGCGGAAGCGGAGCCGTCTCCGTCATTGAGGATCAGGATAAGGGCAAAGCGGTGAAGGTTGCTGTCCATGAGGCCGGAACCAAGAACTACTCCATTCAGCTTGCACAGAAGCCGCTGCTGCTGGAGAGGGACAAAGCCTACAAGGTAACCTTCGATGCCAAAGCGGACGCAGCCCGGCCGCTGATGAGCAAGCTGACCGAATTCGGCGGCGGATGGACGGCGTATTCCGGGGAGCGTAATTTCCAGCTTACAACGGACTGGCAGCCGTATGAGTACAGCTTTACGATGGCCAAGGCTTCGGACAATAATGCCCGCTTTGAGTTCAACCTGGGTCTGAACAACATATCTGCCTACTTCGCGAATGTAAGGGTGGTAGAGATAGAGGCGCCGCCGGTAGTACGCACTCCGCTTGCAGACGGCAACCTGATCTATAACGGAGGCTTCGATCTGGGAGAAGCACGGCTTGGATATTGGAGCTTTGCCGTTAAGCAGGGCTCGGAAGCAGCGGCGAAGGCCAGTGTAACTAATACACTTGCTCTGCCGATGATGAAGCGGGAGTTCCGCTCGGACGTGAAGAAGGCCGGAGGATCGCCGGAGGATGTGACGCTGACCCAGGCAGGAATTCCTGTGTCCGCAGCAGCCGTCTACCAGCTTGCCTTCGATGCGAGATCGGCCGAGGCGCAGCCGCTTGGCATTAAGCTGGCAAGCAGCGGTGGACAGACGGTCTACCCTGACGGAACCACCTTCACTCTGACACCGGAGTGGAAGAGCTATACAGCAGAGATTGAGCTGTCCGGCGGGTCCGGCACGGAAGCTGCGTTATCATTCCTTCTGGGCGCGGCTGCGGGGCAGACCGAGATTGACAATGTGCGTCTCGTACGGATGACCGATCCGCCTGTGCTCACTAACTACCTGCATCTGAGGGGAGACCAGTTCTGGAGAGCCTCGGGAACCGGTCTGATTCCAAGCGGTGAAGGCGGCAAGGATATCACGGATATGGATAAGGGCGACTATGTGGAATACAAGGTGGTACTGCCTCAGGCAGGCAGCATTGTTCCGGTAACCCGCGTATCCAGTGTGCGCGCCGATTCGGAGCTTATGCTGTCAGTGCTGGATGCCGGCAAGCAGAATGTAGTAACGGAATCTGTCTACAGCACGGCAGTTGGCGATACCGGAGGGCTTCAGTCCTACCGGGCGATCGTTGGAACCCCGCTTGCGCTGCCTGCGGGAAGCTATTACATCCGTCTTGGCGGCAGCGGCTACAATCTGGCCTGGCTGGATCTGTCCCGCGAGCTGGTGGTGAACGGCAGCTTCAAGGACGCTTCCACCGACAACTGGACGCTGTTCAAGAAGGACTGGGATGACAATGATCCGGGGAAGAGCACTGTAATGAAGGCTGTGTATGGAGAACTGCAGGTTAGCCTCGGCGGAACGGGAACGGAGGCGTGGCATGCACAGGTGAAGCAACCGGGCATCCCGGTAGAGCAGGGCAAGAAATATCTGCTGCGCTTCGATGCGGATGCTTCGGTGGCCCGGGATATTAGAGCGCTGGTTCAGCGAGACGGTTCAACCGATGATATCTGGACTCCTTATCTGGAACAGGAGCTGAGACTCACCGAAGCCGGAGAACATTATGAATATCTATTCACTGCCCCGGCAACGGATTCCGCAGCGGTGCTCCAGTTCAGTCTGGGCAAGATCACCGAAGAGCTCGGAGCGCACGCGGTCAACCTGAGCAATATCTCCTTGATTCAGGTAAGCCCGGTGCTGGATGGTGAGGCTTACGGGGAGAATCTGATTCCAAACGGCGATTTCTCGGCGCCGCTTAAGGGCTGGAGCAGCTACTCCTCCGACAACGGAGAGTTAGCTATTGACAATGTGGATGGCGCGCTGCAGATCAAGGTGGGCTCCACGGGAACGAACACCTGGGACCGGCAGGTCTTTTATGAGGGAGTCGCTTACAACGAAGGCAATCATTATACACTTACCTTCAAGGCCAAGGCATCGGCTGAACGCAAAATGAATATCAGCATCGGCTGGCTGGATGTAGCGGACAATTACAAATGGCACGGATATACGAGCAAAATTGTTGATCTGGGCAGCGAATATCAGGAATATACCGTAGAATTCGATGTCGCCGGGGGCAGTACCTCCATCGGCCGTATTTCATTCGAGCTGGGGGATATCAAGGATGGCGGCACCGGGCATCTGACGGTGGACGTGGATGATATCGTGCTCACGAATAACGGAACAGCAACTGCACCTTAA
- a CDS encoding GH36-type glycosyl hydrolase domain-containing protein has protein sequence MMLKFNTARAAVASPEDILRQAFADRIDKGGRLSAVFTDSQCIGAVGVAGLPLRLPAIQELLKLPEVAALLPKEAGTSALFTVNDTGKALSLHIRHAGRQEQAKAIPEAAARAALVQLQAAPGWAGALNAEGEHVIDLHSPVPGPHFAVNLLLGNRLEFPHPLQTTPKSVVDRLGGGSFRSHAATQVLATRWDMRQEENGFPANRQFYLFEDGKQIFYSADPGGEGVESAVCRHSQNVTIITYRLSGGLEITRTIFILPHAEGLPLATEMQRVTIMNHGESSRQLRLVYTGMFGSAAPGALFEDVLYSNVIMQGGVLQDAAGAVAAISPDYYPEGGRHDLRFHTMIIHGEDGPVLPREYCVSYNEFVGTGSLHRPSGALKLSSILHRKGPGFFAVAGEIQVAAGASAAVDQLTGLVSDKSGATWSDTVLEEEVGALIARFTSRSAAEEALAQSLKFVRNYSRFLQVSSGDADFDQFVNRNLPFQVLYQSFVSRSFCQTQKGYREIGFREIQDMYASMYYFVGMGRGGLVKSLLKEWTSMVFELGYAYHNFFWAGKEPGKWSDDALWLIQAVYRYVMLTGDAEFLDESCPVAGTDTERPVFETLKAIIVYSGQISIGRHGLPLLDFADWNDCLKLDDTYLNGPAKEALYRKQLEAGGVFGDSLESDYSESVMNAFLLKVAVDELSTLAARKGEQAYADELTVFGAKLRERIQKHAWKGDFFARVLFNRYPNGEYTYLGAAGDGMSSDPAKDGSYFLNSFSWSILAGCADENQIAVMLDTMKAHLMTPYGMKLVSPVALGRVSTHTASDEYFPGDRENGGVFKHACMMAAAAMFKGAKEVSSPDLAAELCRLGYWLLDRIMPFKTMDDPFAVCGNPRFCTQYNNSETGENIGPMLSGTSTWLTLSLMEALGIEYTEQGIALSPVLREEQTELTYTLKLGSSSYRIQVRKPEGFHRMQDGAARLTLDGRVLEDGLVPAVDDGFAHEVELIFA, from the coding sequence ATGATGCTGAAATTCAATACCGCAAGAGCGGCGGTTGCTTCGCCTGAGGATATCCTGAGACAGGCATTCGCAGACCGGATAGACAAGGGCGGCCGGCTAAGTGCCGTCTTCACGGATTCCCAGTGCATCGGAGCTGTTGGTGTAGCCGGCCTTCCGCTCCGGCTGCCTGCCATTCAGGAGCTGCTGAAGCTCCCGGAAGTGGCAGCGCTGCTGCCGAAGGAGGCTGGCACTTCCGCGCTGTTCACCGTGAATGATACAGGTAAGGCACTATCCCTGCATATCCGCCATGCGGGAAGACAGGAACAGGCAAAAGCGATACCGGAGGCGGCTGCAAGAGCGGCGCTGGTGCAGCTTCAGGCTGCGCCGGGCTGGGCTGGTGCCCTTAACGCTGAAGGCGAGCATGTGATTGACCTGCACTCCCCCGTTCCAGGTCCGCACTTCGCGGTCAACCTGCTGCTGGGCAACCGTCTGGAGTTCCCTCATCCGCTCCAGACTACACCGAAGAGCGTGGTAGACCGCCTTGGCGGCGGCAGCTTCCGTTCCCATGCGGCTACCCAGGTACTGGCGACCCGCTGGGATATGCGCCAGGAGGAGAACGGCTTCCCGGCCAACCGTCAATTCTATCTGTTCGAGGACGGGAAGCAGATCTTCTATTCCGCAGATCCGGGCGGAGAAGGCGTTGAATCAGCGGTCTGCCGCCATTCGCAGAATGTAACCATCATCACGTACCGCCTGTCCGGCGGACTTGAGATCACGCGTACGATCTTCATTCTGCCGCATGCTGAAGGTCTGCCGCTGGCGACCGAGATGCAGCGGGTTACGATTATGAACCATGGAGAGAGCAGCCGCCAGCTTCGTCTGGTGTATACGGGCATGTTCGGCTCGGCAGCACCGGGCGCTCTGTTCGAGGATGTGCTGTATAGCAATGTTATTATGCAAGGCGGCGTATTGCAGGACGCTGCTGGTGCCGTGGCTGCAATCAGCCCCGACTACTACCCGGAAGGCGGGCGCCATGATCTGCGCTTCCACACGATGATTATCCACGGGGAAGACGGACCGGTGCTCCCGCGCGAATATTGCGTCAGCTACAACGAGTTCGTCGGCACCGGCTCGCTCCACCGACCATCCGGCGCGCTGAAGCTGAGCAGCATTCTGCACCGCAAGGGCCCGGGCTTCTTCGCGGTAGCGGGGGAGATTCAGGTTGCTGCCGGAGCCTCGGCAGCGGTTGACCAGCTGACGGGCCTTGTCTCCGACAAGAGCGGTGCTACCTGGAGCGATACGGTACTGGAGGAAGAAGTAGGTGCATTGATCGCCCGCTTCACAAGCCGCAGCGCGGCCGAAGAAGCCTTGGCACAATCCCTGAAGTTTGTGCGGAATTACTCCAGGTTCCTGCAGGTATCCTCCGGGGACGCGGATTTCGACCAGTTCGTGAACCGTAACCTGCCTTTTCAGGTGCTCTACCAGAGCTTTGTCTCCCGCTCCTTCTGTCAGACCCAGAAGGGCTACCGGGAGATCGGCTTCCGTGAAATTCAGGATATGTATGCCTCGATGTATTATTTCGTCGGGATGGGCCGGGGCGGCCTCGTCAAGAGCCTGCTGAAAGAATGGACCAGCATGGTCTTCGAGCTGGGGTATGCGTATCACAATTTCTTCTGGGCCGGCAAAGAGCCGGGCAAATGGTCCGATGATGCGCTATGGCTGATCCAGGCTGTCTACCGTTATGTCATGCTGACCGGGGATGCGGAGTTCCTGGATGAGTCTTGTCCGGTAGCAGGAACGGATACCGAACGGCCGGTATTCGAGACCCTGAAGGCGATTATTGTCTATTCCGGACAGATCTCAATCGGACGCCACGGCCTGCCGCTGCTCGACTTTGCAGACTGGAACGACTGTCTGAAGCTCGATGACACCTACCTGAACGGCCCGGCCAAGGAAGCGCTCTACCGGAAGCAGCTGGAGGCCGGCGGTGTCTTCGGGGATTCGCTGGAGAGTGATTATTCCGAGAGCGTCATGAACGCCTTCCTTCTCAAGGTGGCGGTCGATGAATTGTCCACCCTGGCCGCCCGCAAAGGCGAGCAGGCGTATGCAGATGAGCTGACGGTCTTCGGAGCCAAACTGCGCGAACGCATCCAGAAGCATGCCTGGAAGGGAGATTTCTTCGCCCGAGTGCTGTTCAACCGCTACCCGAACGGAGAATATACGTATCTCGGCGCTGCCGGGGACGGAATGTCCTCCGATCCGGCGAAGGACGGCTCGTATTTCCTGAATTCGTTCAGCTGGAGCATTCTGGCCGGCTGTGCGGATGAGAATCAGATTGCGGTGATGCTGGACACCATGAAGGCGCATCTGATGACGCCTTACGGCATGAAGCTAGTCTCGCCGGTGGCGCTGGGCCGGGTATCCACGCACACGGCATCGGATGAATACTTCCCGGGTGACCGCGAGAACGGCGGCGTATTCAAGCATGCCTGCATGATGGCTGCTGCGGCTATGTTCAAGGGAGCCAAGGAAGTATCCAGCCCGGATCTGGCTGCTGAGCTTTGCCGCCTGGGGTACTGGCTGCTGGACCGGATTATGCCGTTCAAGACGATGGATGATCCGTTTGCCGTCTGCGGAAATCCGCGGTTCTGCACCCAATACAACAATAGCGAGACTGGTGAGAACATCGGCCCGATGCTTAGCGGCACCTCGACCTGGCTCACCCTCTCGCTGATGGAAGCGCTGGGTATTGAATATACGGAGCAGGGCATAGCACTGAGTCCGGTGCTGCGGGAAGAGCAGACGGAGCTTACCTATACCTTGAAGCTGGGCAGCTCATCCTACCGGATTCAGGTCCGCAAGCCGGAGGGCTTCCACCGCATGCAGGACGGGGCGGCCCGCCTGACGCTGGACGGCCGGGTACTGGAGGACGGCTTGGTACCGGCCGTAGATGACGGCTTCGCCCATGAGGTAGAGCTTATCTTCGCGTAA
- a CDS encoding response regulator encodes MHQILLVDDEPYVVDDLSISIPWAEMGFGQVHKAYSGYEALELLQRHPIDIVVTDINMPELSGTELIAAIRKRWKHIRVVMLTGYAEFEYARKAIEEQASAYLLKPIANDQLIAVIGKLQEKLRSDWEAWSSHQRTMQTFREHLPILRDRLLGELLQGRKLPGPQLQERLDQFDLPFRAGLPVCLAVVRPEEFFRRQDMHSMLLFEYAIINIAQELFQDRFLIWSCKDVHDYLVFLLQPREDLEHGGNPGNEVAQAAYQLQNHVSTLMGGGLSVVTTGWGGFPDQVYTLYQSAISAIRQHIGSETGIYLDTTDNNSSQPVEILQPLYEPPLLFHMFEANNWQGIEDKLNAIISELLDSPERSLEHIHEARLHLETAFYYFAHKNNKLLSEIVGNPLLEQAPFQTPDKLREWAMEVILLLRGHTDSERRNSRTVLIGKVHEYINRNLHYVSLQAIADHVQMHPVYLSKMYKLETGKRISDYISQVKMEKAAYLLIHTPLKIYEVSSELGYSNAHYFIKLFKEYAGMTPHEYRDRAL; translated from the coding sequence ATGCACCAAATCCTATTGGTTGACGATGAACCCTATGTGGTCGATGATCTGTCCATTTCAATTCCCTGGGCGGAGATGGGCTTCGGACAGGTCCACAAAGCTTATTCCGGGTATGAGGCGCTGGAGCTGCTCCAGCGTCATCCCATCGATATTGTAGTCACAGATATCAATATGCCGGAGCTGTCCGGCACCGAGCTGATTGCCGCCATCCGCAAGCGCTGGAAGCATATCCGGGTGGTGATGCTGACCGGCTATGCGGAGTTTGAATATGCCCGCAAGGCTATTGAAGAGCAGGCCAGCGCCTATCTGCTTAAGCCGATAGCGAACGATCAGCTGATCGCCGTCATCGGTAAGCTGCAGGAGAAGCTGCGCAGTGACTGGGAGGCCTGGTCCTCCCACCAGCGGACGATGCAGACCTTCCGCGAGCATCTGCCGATCCTGCGGGACCGCCTGCTCGGGGAGCTGCTGCAGGGACGGAAGCTGCCCGGGCCGCAGCTCCAGGAGCGGCTGGACCAGTTCGACCTGCCGTTCAGGGCCGGGCTGCCGGTCTGTCTGGCCGTGGTCCGTCCCGAGGAATTCTTCCGGCGCCAGGATATGCACAGCATGCTGCTGTTCGAATATGCGATCATTAACATCGCCCAGGAGCTGTTCCAGGACCGGTTCCTGATCTGGTCCTGCAAGGATGTGCATGATTATCTCGTATTCCTGCTGCAGCCCAGGGAGGATCTTGAACACGGCGGCAATCCGGGAAATGAGGTGGCCCAGGCTGCCTATCAGCTGCAGAATCATGTCAGCACCCTGATGGGAGGCGGCCTGTCCGTGGTGACCACCGGCTGGGGCGGCTTCCCGGATCAGGTCTACACTCTCTATCAATCTGCCATCTCCGCGATCCGCCAGCATATCGGCAGCGAGACCGGCATCTATCTCGATACTACGGATAACAACAGCTCCCAGCCCGTGGAGATTCTCCAGCCGCTGTATGAGCCTCCGCTGCTGTTCCACATGTTCGAAGCGAACAACTGGCAGGGCATTGAAGACAAGCTGAACGCTATCATCTCGGAGCTGCTTGACAGTCCCGAGCGGTCATTGGAGCATATCCATGAAGCCCGCCTGCACTTGGAGACGGCCTTCTATTACTTCGCCCACAAGAATAATAAGCTGCTGAGCGAGATTGTCGGCAATCCGCTGCTGGAGCAGGCTCCCTTTCAGACGCCGGACAAGCTGCGGGAGTGGGCCATGGAGGTTATCCTTCTGCTGAGAGGGCATACGGATTCCGAACGGCGGAACAGCCGGACCGTGCTGATCGGCAAGGTACATGAGTATATCAACCGCAATCTGCACTATGTCTCCCTACAGGCCATCGCCGACCATGTCCAGATGCATCCGGTCTATCTCTCCAAAATGTACAAGCTGGAGACCGGCAAGCGCATCAGCGACTATATCAGTCAGGTAAAGATGGAAAAAGCGGCGTATCTGCTTATCCATACGCCGCTCAAAATTTATGAAGTTTCCTCGGAGCTCGGGTACTCCAACGCCCATTATTTCATTAAGCTCTTCAAGGAATATGCGGGGATGACCCCGCATGAATACCGTGACCGGGCGCTGTAA
- a CDS encoding sensor histidine kinase: protein MVAFRPNLFIKMVAILLSLIAATLLFYGMSYRKDVGVITSQIKTTDLNHLEFLTQQMDNNINQLAGSMYALQRDPTIRDYEQITQLGHLIDPAQTIMTVLEKLSLQTSSSTWENRIVLYKPFSGETLGSDSSLSFDVAVLHKPLPAGWEYISADRAGAEAGFRLLLSDPAQATSRPREAQLLMSMYLPVSNIERMFDAYQSQNTGDTFLYHPSFGVILSRSSDRQMAEQVTAVLNITAGKSTSDIFDLTQGSFLVSSVPSSAIDWQVVHYSPLKEILEPIRSSRSSFLTGSAILLVMSLLFSLQLYRQVQRPVSLLLRSLNRMKEGRWSTRIHTRTNPEFTLLNEEFNDMAEKIQSLIEQVYLEQLRAKDAHLKQLQSQINPHFLYNCLFFIKSKAAIGDTESVEAMALSLGEYYRYITRVDHSLTTLQDELKLLETYLKIQNLRKQRIRYEVDMESELLDLHIPRLLIQPLVENSIIHGIERKIGPGSIRITGRHTRETILITVEDNGAGMTEEAIAALQVRINETTRDDGGCGLWNVQQRLKLHYGEASGLMIAPSPEGGLITTLRMEKKEEPDAPNPIG from the coding sequence ATGGTGGCATTTCGTCCCAACCTGTTCATTAAAATGGTGGCAATCCTGCTCTCGCTGATTGCGGCCACACTCTTGTTCTACGGAATGTCCTACCGTAAGGATGTCGGAGTCATTACCAGTCAGATCAAAACCACCGACCTCAATCATCTGGAATTCCTGACCCAGCAGATGGATAACAACATCAACCAGCTCGCGGGCAGCATGTATGCCCTGCAAAGAGATCCCACCATCCGCGATTATGAGCAGATTACGCAACTGGGCCATCTTATTGATCCAGCCCAGACGATTATGACGGTACTGGAGAAGTTGTCCCTCCAGACCAGCTCTAGTACCTGGGAGAACCGGATTGTCTTGTACAAGCCCTTCAGCGGGGAGACCTTGGGCTCAGATTCCTCGCTGTCCTTCGATGTCGCTGTCCTGCACAAGCCGCTTCCGGCAGGCTGGGAGTATATCTCGGCGGACAGGGCCGGCGCGGAGGCAGGCTTCCGGCTGCTCTTGTCGGACCCTGCCCAGGCAACAAGCCGGCCGCGCGAGGCGCAGCTGCTGATGTCCATGTATTTGCCGGTCTCCAACATTGAACGGATGTTCGATGCCTACCAGTCGCAGAACACGGGCGACACCTTCTTGTACCATCCGTCATTCGGGGTCATCCTCTCACGGAGTTCGGACCGGCAGATGGCGGAGCAGGTCACTGCGGTACTGAATATCACGGCCGGGAAGAGTACCTCCGACATCTTCGACCTTACGCAGGGCAGCTTCCTGGTCAGTTCGGTGCCCTCCTCGGCCATCGACTGGCAAGTCGTGCATTATTCACCGCTGAAGGAGATTCTTGAGCCGATCCGCAGCAGCCGCTCTTCCTTCCTGACAGGATCGGCCATCCTGCTGGTGATGAGCCTGCTATTCTCCTTGCAGCTCTACCGCCAAGTGCAGCGTCCGGTGAGCCTGCTGCTGCGTTCGCTGAACCGGATGAAGGAAGGGCGCTGGTCTACACGTATCCATACCCGGACCAATCCCGAGTTCACGCTTCTTAATGAGGAATTCAATGATATGGCCGAGAAGATTCAGTCGCTGATCGAGCAGGTCTATCTGGAGCAGCTCCGGGCCAAGGATGCCCATCTGAAACAGCTTCAATCACAGATCAATCCGCATTTCCTGTACAACTGCCTGTTCTTCATCAAGAGCAAAGCTGCCATAGGAGATACAGAGTCTGTCGAGGCCATGGCACTCAGTCTGGGCGAATATTACCGCTATATTACCAGGGTCGATCATTCCCTCACCACCCTTCAGGATGAGCTGAAGCTGCTGGAGACTTACCTGAAGATCCAGAACCTGCGGAAGCAGCGAATACGCTATGAGGTGGATATGGAGAGCGAGCTGCTGGACCTGCACATTCCGCGGCTGCTGATTCAGCCTCTAGTAGAGAATAGTATCATTCATGGCATTGAGCGAAAAATCGGCCCGGGCTCCATCCGGATCACCGGCCGCCATACCCGGGAAACCATTCTCATTACCGTAGAGGACAACGGTGCCGGTATGACAGAGGAAGCTATTGCAGCACTTCAGGTGCGTATCAACGAAACCACGCGTGATGATGGAGGCTGCGGGCTATGGAATGTCCAGCAGCGTCTCAAATTACATTACGGCGAGGCTTCCGGCCTGATGATTGCCCCTTCACCGGAAGGCGGTCTAATAACAACTCTCCGTATGGAGAAGAAAGAGGAACCTGATGCACCAAATCCTATTGGTTGA